CAGAGGACGGCGGCGACGGTGAGCCCGGCGGCTCCCAGGGCGGTGACGAAGGACATCATCGGGTTCCCTCCTCGACAGGGATGTGCGCCCCGGCGGGGAAGGCCGCCGCGGCGAGCGCGTAGAGGGCGAGCACGTCGGCGCGGACCCGGGCGGGGTCGTTGGCGTCGAGGTTGTGCACGGTGAGGGTGACGGCGTCGGGTGCGCGGGCGACGTCGAGCGTGAGCGTCCCCGGCGTGAGCGTCACCGCGTTCGCCACAACCGTCGCGACCGCGTCGCTGCAGGGCGGCAGGGCGACGTCCACGACGAGCGGGGTGATCGCCAGCCGCGGCGACATGACGCGGCGCAGGACCGACAGGTTCGCGGTGATGAGCATCCAGGCGAAGACGAGCCCCAGCCTGGCGAGCGCCAGCACGTTGACGCGGCCGGACGGGCGCGGCGCGAGCGTCGGGAACGCGAGCTGCGCACCGACGGCGACGATCCCGCCGGCGACGAACGTCGCGAGGCTCACATCGCCCCAGAGCGCCGCCCACATGAGCGCGAGGCCCGCCGTGCGCACGACCGCGCCGGCGAGGTCGGCGCGCGCCGGCAGCCGCGAGACGATGGCGCTCACCGCGCGCGCTCCGACACGGTCGTGACGGCGTCGACGTACACCGCGGGGTCGAGGAGGTCCTGCGCCGCCTCGACGCTGAACCGGTGGATGGCCTCGGCGTTGAACGCGATCGCCATGGACGCGGCGACGAGCAGCGACGTCGCGACGACCATCGGCTTCGGCACGCTGGGGCGGACGGTGCGCGTCGGGGCCGGCGCGGTGGCGACCGCGACGCCGCCGCTCTGCGGGCGCGTGCCGGGCGCGTCGGCCGGTGCGAGCGGCGACCCGTCCTCGGGCGGCTCGGGGGGCGTTCCCCAGAACGCGCCGGCCCAGATCTTCGCCATGGAGTACAGGGTGAGCACGGACACGACGAGGGCGGCGGTGACGACCGCGTAGTGGCCGCCCGCGAGCCCCGCCTCGAGCAGGGCGAGCTTTGCGACGAAGCCGGAGAACGGCGGCAACCCCGCAAGGGACAGGGCGGCCACGGCGAAGAACGCCGCGAGCAGGGGCGCCTGCCTGCCCACGCCGCCGAGCTCGTCGAGGCGGCTCGACCCCCACCCGTGCTCCACCGCCCCACCGACGCAGAACAGGGTGGTCTTCACGACGATGTGGTGGACGATGTAGATGATCGCCCCTGCGAGGCCGGCCACCGTGAACAGCCCCAGACCGAGGATCATGTAGCCGATCTGGCTCACGATGTGGAAGCTCAGGATGCGCTTGATGTCGTTCTGGGCGACGGCGCCGAGCACGCCGACGACCATCGTGGCGCCGGCGACGAACAGCAGGAGGGCGCTCGCCCGCCCGTCGGCGGGAGCGAACAGCAGCGTCTGCGTGCGGATGATGGCGTACACGCCGACCTTGGTGAGCAGGCCCGCGAACACCGCGGTGATGGGGCTCGGGGCCGTGGGGTAGGCGTCGGGCAGCCAGAAGAAGAGGGGGAACAGCCCCGCCTTGATCCCGAACGTGACGAGGAACAGCACGCCGACGCCGTTGCGGACCCCGGGCGGCAGGGTCGCGACCTTCTCGGCGAGGTCGGCGAACGCCACCGTCCCCGTCGACGCGTAGAGGAAGGCGACGCCCACGACGAACAGCGTCGAGGCGACGAGGTTGATGACGACGTAGGTCATGCCGGCGCGGATCTGGGCCTTCGTCGCGCCGAGCGTGAGCAGGACGTAGCTCGCGATGAGGAGGATCTCGAACGCGACGAACAGGTTGAACAGGTCGCCCGTGAGGAACGAGGCGGAGACCCCGGCCGCGAGGACGAGGTACACGGGGTGGAAGAACAGCCGCTCGACGTGCCCGGCGACGAGGCCGATCGAGTAGAGCAGCACGACGGCCACCATGACGGCGCTGACGGCGACCATCACCGCCGACAGGCGGTCGACGACGAAGGAGATGCCGTAGGGCGCCGGCCAGCCGCCGGCCTGCACGACGACGGTGCCCGAGACCGCGACGTGGCGCAGGACGGCGAGCGCGATCACCGCGCTCGTGGCCGTGACGCCGAGGGCCACGGCCCGCTGCACCTGCAGGCGGCCGTGGGCGAGAACCGTGACGGCCGCGCCGGCCAGCGGCAGGAGCATCGTCGCGAAGACGAGGATGCCCACGGGCGACGCCGGCACCCGCGTGGCCTCGCCGACGGCGGCGACCACGAGCGGGGTCACCTGACCGCCCTGTCGTCGACGGTGTCCCGGTCGTCGAACGCGGTCGCGTAGAGCATGCGCGCGACCCGCCGGTCCTCGACGTCGTCCTCGACCTCGTCGTCACCGGTCGTCGCGAAGCTGCGCCAGGCGAGTGCGAGCAGGAACGCCCCGACGCCGAAGGCGATGACGATGGCGGTGAGCGCGAGCGCCTGCGGCAGCGGGTCGGCGTAACGGGATAGGTCCCCGGGATCCTCGCCGACGATCGGCGGGCGACCGGCGCCCCCGCCGACCATGAGCAGCAGCAGGTTCGTGCCGTGACCGACGAGGCCCAGCCCGATGACGATGCGGGTCAGGGACCGTTGCAGCAGGAGGTAGGTCCCGAGGGCGAACAGGCCCCCGACGGCGATGGCGAGGACCCCGGTCACCGGCGCCGCCCCCCCGAGACGATCTCGCCGGAGACGGTCGGGGTCTCGTGCTCGGCGGTCGGGTCGGCGGCGCCCAGGGTGTCGAGCGCCTTGGCCACGAGCCCGATGACGATGAGCAGCACCCCGATGTCGAAGAACAGGGGAGTGGCGACCTTCACGTCGCCGAA
The Egibacteraceae bacterium DNA segment above includes these coding regions:
- a CDS encoding Na+/H+ antiporter subunit D — its product is MTPLVVAAVGEATRVPASPVGILVFATMLLPLAGAAVTVLAHGRLQVQRAVALGVTATSAVIALAVLRHVAVSGTVVVQAGGWPAPYGISFVVDRLSAVMVAVSAVMVAVVLLYSIGLVAGHVERLFFHPVYLVLAAGVSASFLTGDLFNLFVAFEILLIASYVLLTLGATKAQIRAGMTYVVINLVASTLFVVGVAFLYASTGTVAFADLAEKVATLPPGVRNGVGVLFLVTFGIKAGLFPLFFWLPDAYPTAPSPITAVFAGLLTKVGVYAIIRTQTLLFAPADGRASALLLFVAGATMVVGVLGAVAQNDIKRILSFHIVSQIGYMILGLGLFTVAGLAGAIIYIVHHIVVKTTLFCVGGAVEHGWGSSRLDELGGVGRQAPLLAAFFAVAALSLAGLPPFSGFVAKLALLEAGLAGGHYAVVTAALVVSVLTLYSMAKIWAGAFWGTPPEPPEDGSPLAPADAPGTRPQSGGVAVATAPAPTRTVRPSVPKPMVVATSLLVAASMAIAFNAEAIHRFSVEAAQDLLDPAVYVDAVTTVSERAR
- a CDS encoding Na+/H+ antiporter subunit E codes for the protein MSAIVSRLPARADLAGAVVRTAGLALMWAALWGDVSLATFVAGGIVAVGAQLAFPTLAPRPSGRVNVLALARLGLVFAWMLITANLSVLRRVMSPRLAITPLVVDVALPPCSDAVATVVANAVTLTPGTLTLDVARAPDAVTLTVHNLDANDPARVRADVLALYALAAAAFPAGAHIPVEEGTR
- a CDS encoding Na(+)/H(+) antiporter subunit C, which gives rise to MTGVLAIAVGGLFALGTYLLLQRSLTRIVIGLGLVGHGTNLLLLMVGGGAGRPPIVGEDPGDLSRYADPLPQALALTAIVIAFGVGAFLLALAWRSFATTGDDEVEDDVEDRRVARMLYATAFDDRDTVDDRAVR